From the genome of Glycine max cultivar Williams 82 chromosome 2, Glycine_max_v4.0, whole genome shotgun sequence, one region includes:
- the LOC100813395 gene encoding uncharacterized protein isoform X2 — protein MAAKAKGRGWLTIKNGRKGKKHVANPILVDSHTSAAKASSSSSSSSSLSSQMKILCSLPPTLSYFHFSLFMQDPKNDSNTRKPWYQRAIEVTSLWKSVSKSTEIPTPNSSTLWKRSSSMPKSPQVPTTPSPNNKNKLRKCASLKVASSFTRVCLCAPIYSYNEILRAEVPPRRSNSYPRSKPLHASHERTPSARLSTEGRRVFRGKSLTDDVLMRRFVIEEEAMMQIRRRNQMEVIRKRSMMRRKKLGPSPLSRMVMANDIGQF, from the exons ATGGCAGCCAAAGCAAAAGGAAGGGGTTGGCTTACAataaagaatgggagaaaaggaaagaagcaCGTTGCCAACCCCATCTTAGTAGATTCACATACTTCAGCAGCAAaagcctcttcttcttcttcttcttcttcttcactctcTTCACAAATGAAAATACTTTGCTCTCTTCCTCCAACTCTCTCATACTTTCACTTTTCTTTGTTCATGCAAGATCCAAAGAACGATTCAAACACAAG GAAGCCATGGTACCAAAGAGCAATTGAGGTGACTAGCCTATGGAAAAGTGTATCAAAATCCACAGAAATTCCAACACCTAATTCTTCAACTTTATGGAAGAGATCATCATCAATGCCAAAATCCCCTCAAGTCCCTACTACACCAAGTCCTAACAACAAGAACAAGCTAAGAAAATGTGCCTCTCTAAAGGTTGCATCATCCTTCACAAGGGTTTGTCTTTGTGCTCCAATCTATTCCTACAACGAGATTTTAAGAGCTGAGGTGCCACCTAGAAGAAGCAATAGTTATCCAAGATCAAAGCCATTGCATGCTTCACATGAGAGAACTCCTAGTGCTAGACTTAGCACTGAGGGAAGGAGGGTATTTAGGGGCAAATCATTGACTGATGATGTTCTAATGAGGAGGTTTGTGATTGAGGAAGAGGCAATGATGcaaattagaagaagaaatcaaatggaagttATTAGGAAGAGGAGTATGATGAGGAGAAAAAAGCTTGGGCCTAGTCCTCTTAGTAGAATGGTTATGGCAAATGATATTggacaattttaa
- the LOC100813395 gene encoding uncharacterized protein isoform X1, translated as MAAKAKGRGWLTIKNGRKGKKHVANPILVDSHTSAAKASSSSSSSSSLSSQMKILCSLPPTLSYFHFSLFMQDPKNDSNTSCRKPWYQRAIEVTSLWKSVSKSTEIPTPNSSTLWKRSSSMPKSPQVPTTPSPNNKNKLRKCASLKVASSFTRVCLCAPIYSYNEILRAEVPPRRSNSYPRSKPLHASHERTPSARLSTEGRRVFRGKSLTDDVLMRRFVIEEEAMMQIRRRNQMEVIRKRSMMRRKKLGPSPLSRMVMANDIGQF; from the exons ATGGCAGCCAAAGCAAAAGGAAGGGGTTGGCTTACAataaagaatgggagaaaaggaaagaagcaCGTTGCCAACCCCATCTTAGTAGATTCACATACTTCAGCAGCAAaagcctcttcttcttcttcttcttcttcttcactctcTTCACAAATGAAAATACTTTGCTCTCTTCCTCCAACTCTCTCATACTTTCACTTTTCTTTGTTCATGCAAGATCCAAAGAACGATTCAAACACAAG TTGCAGGAAGCCATGGTACCAAAGAGCAATTGAGGTGACTAGCCTATGGAAAAGTGTATCAAAATCCACAGAAATTCCAACACCTAATTCTTCAACTTTATGGAAGAGATCATCATCAATGCCAAAATCCCCTCAAGTCCCTACTACACCAAGTCCTAACAACAAGAACAAGCTAAGAAAATGTGCCTCTCTAAAGGTTGCATCATCCTTCACAAGGGTTTGTCTTTGTGCTCCAATCTATTCCTACAACGAGATTTTAAGAGCTGAGGTGCCACCTAGAAGAAGCAATAGTTATCCAAGATCAAAGCCATTGCATGCTTCACATGAGAGAACTCCTAGTGCTAGACTTAGCACTGAGGGAAGGAGGGTATTTAGGGGCAAATCATTGACTGATGATGTTCTAATGAGGAGGTTTGTGATTGAGGAAGAGGCAATGATGcaaattagaagaagaaatcaaatggaagttATTAGGAAGAGGAGTATGATGAGGAGAAAAAAGCTTGGGCCTAGTCCTCTTAGTAGAATGGTTATGGCAAATGATATTggacaattttaa